One part of the Streptomyces sp. NBC_00286 genome encodes these proteins:
- a CDS encoding DUF3631 domain-containing protein — MSTNPPAPATDGAALLDEVEAFHRRFNIFPLEAAYVAVALWDAHAHLLDCFDSTPRLAFLSPEPGSGKSRALEIVETLVPQPMVAVNASASALFRAVSGMEGRPTILFDEIDTVFGPKAGENEQLRGFLNAGHRRSGVMWRCVGDGSNQQVQEFPSFCGVAVAGLGSLPDTILTRSIIVRMRRRAPNERVEPFRQRIHEKEGHELRDRLATWAQSVRHLVDGVFPELPEGISDRPADVWEPLLAIADAAGGAWPERARTACIELVNAAKLGDKGSIGIRLLTDLRDYVFNGIDRLPTVAILDRLHSLEEAPWADMSGKPLDARGLSRMLREYMTADNTPIAARNIKAGGSVMKGYYATDLHDAWQRYCPPPAESALLPLPPLPGSSEAVSG, encoded by the coding sequence ATGAGCACCAATCCGCCGGCACCCGCCACCGATGGCGCCGCACTGCTCGACGAGGTGGAGGCCTTCCACCGGCGCTTCAACATCTTCCCCCTCGAAGCCGCGTACGTCGCCGTGGCGTTGTGGGACGCGCACGCGCACCTGCTCGACTGCTTCGACTCCACACCGCGGCTCGCGTTCCTCTCCCCGGAGCCGGGCTCTGGCAAGTCCCGCGCGCTGGAGATCGTGGAAACCCTCGTGCCGCAACCGATGGTCGCGGTCAACGCGTCCGCTTCCGCGCTCTTCCGCGCGGTGTCCGGGATGGAGGGACGGCCCACGATCCTGTTCGACGAGATCGATACCGTCTTCGGGCCCAAGGCCGGAGAGAACGAACAGCTCCGCGGCTTCCTGAACGCCGGTCACCGACGCTCCGGCGTCATGTGGCGCTGCGTAGGCGACGGCTCCAACCAGCAGGTACAGGAGTTCCCGTCGTTCTGCGGAGTCGCGGTCGCCGGACTCGGCTCGCTGCCGGACACCATCCTGACCCGCTCCATCATCGTCCGCATGCGGCGCCGCGCACCGAACGAGCGGGTTGAGCCGTTCCGGCAGCGCATCCACGAGAAGGAAGGCCACGAACTACGGGACCGGCTCGCCACCTGGGCACAGTCCGTGCGCCACCTCGTCGACGGAGTGTTCCCGGAGCTCCCAGAGGGCATCAGCGACCGGCCCGCGGACGTATGGGAACCCCTGCTCGCCATCGCGGACGCGGCAGGCGGTGCGTGGCCGGAGCGGGCCCGAACTGCCTGCATCGAGCTGGTGAACGCGGCCAAGCTCGGAGACAAGGGAAGCATCGGTATCCGCCTGCTCACGGACCTGCGCGACTACGTGTTCAACGGCATCGACCGTCTGCCCACCGTCGCCATCCTCGACAGGCTCCACAGCCTCGAAGAGGCACCGTGGGCGGACATGAGCGGCAAGCCCCTCGATGCGCGCGGGCTGTCACGGATGCTGCGCGAGTACATGACCGCGGACAACACCCCCATCGCGGCCCGCAACATCAAGGCAGGCGGCAGCGTCATGAAGGGCTACTACGCGACGGACCTACACGACGCGTGGCAGCGCTACTGCCCACCCCCCGCGGAAAGTGCGCTACTTCCGCTACCTCCGCTACCGGGCAGCTCAGAGGCGGTCTCCGGGTAG
- a CDS encoding helix-turn-helix domain-containing protein produces the protein MSTATQAIEPLLYTPEEAAEALRYGRSTVYELMAAGVLKYVKEGRSRRIRRSDLEAYVNSLEPLPN, from the coding sequence ATGAGCACCGCCACTCAAGCCATCGAACCCCTTCTCTACACCCCCGAGGAAGCGGCTGAGGCTCTGCGCTACGGCCGATCGACCGTCTACGAGCTGATGGCCGCCGGAGTCCTGAAGTACGTCAAGGAAGGCCGCTCCCGCCGCATACGCCGAAGCGACCTTGAGGCCTACGTAAACAGCCTCGAACCGCTGCCCAACTGA
- a CDS encoding tyrosine-type recombinase/integrase, protein MSPRNPNMESSVYEGSDGWWHGRVTMGVKDDGSPDRRHRRAKTEAEVRRKVRELENLRDKGRAPKAGRKPTVAAWMETYLTDIASLKLKPRSLDDYWSKTRNDIIPGIGKHRLDKLQPEHLERMYRAMLDEGHAPSHVLKVHRILSRALKIAHRRRIIGENVATLVDPPTVDETEANPFTTDEAKAFLKAAAKRPTFMRWCVGVGMGFRQGETLGLRWPYVDLENELFHPQWQLQRLTWRHGCKDPHACGDRLHRFEPCPPDCKTHKNYKRGCPKPCTKACTKHASACPDRKGGGLVFTRPKTKKSTNPVPIPPPFIPYLRAHKTQQEDMRTAAGDEWQDHKAVFTRPDGRPLDPRADWEEFKDLLAEAGIDDRRLYDGSRHTAGTILNELGVDMPTIMEILRHTQISQTRRYVKGRSHLSKDAMRRMGDAFMPQPEPASETKTETADNRAARARRRRRVR, encoded by the coding sequence ATGAGCCCCCGCAATCCGAACATGGAATCGTCCGTCTACGAGGGCAGTGACGGTTGGTGGCACGGCCGCGTCACGATGGGCGTCAAGGACGACGGCAGTCCGGACCGTCGCCACCGAAGGGCCAAGACCGAAGCCGAAGTACGCCGCAAGGTGCGCGAGTTGGAGAACCTCCGCGACAAGGGCCGTGCTCCCAAGGCCGGACGCAAGCCGACGGTGGCGGCATGGATGGAGACGTACCTCACCGACATCGCGAGCCTGAAGCTCAAGCCGCGGTCACTGGATGACTACTGGTCCAAGACCCGCAACGACATCATCCCCGGCATCGGCAAGCACCGGCTCGACAAACTCCAGCCGGAGCACCTGGAACGGATGTACCGCGCCATGCTCGACGAGGGGCACGCCCCTTCTCACGTGCTCAAGGTGCACCGCATTCTGTCGCGGGCCCTGAAGATTGCCCACCGCCGCCGGATCATCGGGGAGAACGTCGCCACGCTCGTGGACCCGCCGACCGTCGACGAGACTGAGGCGAACCCCTTCACGACCGACGAAGCGAAAGCCTTCCTGAAGGCTGCGGCCAAGCGCCCCACGTTCATGCGATGGTGCGTCGGCGTCGGGATGGGCTTCCGGCAGGGGGAGACGTTGGGCCTGCGGTGGCCGTACGTAGACCTCGAAAACGAGCTGTTCCACCCTCAGTGGCAGCTTCAACGGCTCACCTGGCGCCACGGCTGCAAGGACCCGCACGCCTGCGGTGACCGCCTCCACCGCTTCGAGCCATGCCCGCCGGACTGCAAGACGCACAAGAACTACAAGCGCGGCTGCCCCAAGCCGTGCACGAAGGCCTGCACGAAGCACGCCAGCGCGTGCCCGGATCGCAAGGGCGGTGGACTGGTCTTCACCCGCCCCAAGACCAAGAAGAGCACCAACCCCGTGCCGATTCCGCCGCCGTTCATCCCCTACCTGCGCGCGCACAAGACTCAACAGGAGGACATGAGGACAGCCGCAGGTGACGAGTGGCAGGACCACAAGGCGGTATTCACGCGGCCGGACGGTCGACCGCTGGACCCCCGAGCCGACTGGGAGGAGTTCAAGGACCTGCTCGCAGAGGCAGGCATAGACGACCGCCGCCTGTACGACGGCAGCCGACACACGGCAGGCACGATCCTCAACGAGCTGGGTGTGGACATGCCCACCATCATGGAGATCCTCCGGCACACCCAGATCAGCCAGACCCGCCGGTACGTGAAGGGAAGATCTCACCTCTCCAAGGATGCAATGCGCCGCATGGGAGACGCCTTCATGCCCCAGCCAGAACCCGCAAGTGAGACCAAAACTGAGACCGCGGACAACAGGGCAGCACGCGCGCGCCGTCGCCGCCGCGTCCGCTAA